In the Ochrobactrum sp. Marseille-Q0166 genome, one interval contains:
- a CDS encoding polysaccharide pyruvyl transferase family protein: protein MSRPTNPRILVTGIPSHLTRLIDRADKAQVYYSEKQKDSESRDNFIQELKNISNTGNYLIGEGAMTALLPSAKHIPFWHLYNCVNNGTGVEEINKEFDICVFTCANLLRKGLSADAEALVLSKLDMPVVMLGIGIQNRPDIEGEDGLPAGTKKLLEVLKSREHYFLTRGENAAGYLRDRGFSYVRPVGCPSLYFRPDNMRKAITRLPQVKVGEGRTVFTGYMGAELETIGDMNALSSDDGRSAYVVQDELLHFDMQLESDANGRAYDSTTGELVGPLTYKGSSDLKKKLSVHAFLDTNQWRAWCSTMDFSFGRRFHGNIISMQAGVPSLMVAVDDRMREMLNFSGLPKIDARDLNAANDRRAFVSDHIAAMNIPDVVEKYSARERNFRSVLSDIGIGASHA, encoded by the coding sequence ATGAGCCGCCCAACCAACCCAAGAATTCTTGTCACCGGCATTCCGAGCCATCTGACACGTCTCATTGATCGCGCAGACAAAGCGCAGGTCTATTATTCGGAAAAGCAGAAGGATTCAGAATCCAGGGATAATTTTATCCAGGAACTGAAAAACATCTCCAATACCGGAAATTATCTGATCGGCGAGGGCGCAATGACGGCCCTTCTGCCGTCAGCCAAGCATATTCCGTTCTGGCATCTCTATAATTGCGTGAACAATGGAACAGGTGTCGAGGAGATTAACAAGGAGTTCGATATCTGCGTCTTCACTTGCGCAAACCTTCTGCGTAAAGGCCTGTCGGCAGATGCGGAAGCGCTGGTTTTATCCAAGCTCGATATGCCGGTGGTTATGCTGGGCATTGGTATCCAGAACCGCCCTGATATTGAAGGCGAAGACGGTTTGCCTGCTGGCACGAAGAAGCTTCTCGAAGTGCTTAAATCCCGCGAGCATTATTTCCTTACCCGCGGTGAAAACGCAGCCGGCTATCTTCGTGATCGGGGCTTTTCCTATGTGCGTCCGGTTGGTTGCCCGTCGCTTTATTTCCGTCCTGATAATATGCGCAAGGCCATTACGCGTCTGCCGCAGGTCAAAGTGGGTGAAGGCCGCACAGTTTTCACAGGTTATATGGGCGCAGAACTTGAAACCATCGGCGACATGAATGCGCTGAGTTCGGACGACGGTCGTTCAGCCTATGTGGTTCAGGATGAGCTTTTGCATTTCGATATGCAGCTTGAATCGGACGCCAATGGCCGTGCTTATGATTCAACGACTGGTGAGCTGGTAGGGCCGCTGACCTACAAAGGCTCAAGCGATCTCAAGAAGAAGCTCAGCGTTCACGCTTTCCTTGACACCAATCAATGGCGTGCCTGGTGCTCTACGATGGACTTCTCATTCGGTCGCCGCTTCCACGGAAATATCATTTCCATGCAGGCGGGCGTACCAAGCCTTATGGTCGCCGTTGATGACCGTATGCGTGAAATGCTCAATTTCTCCGGTCTGCCAAAGATCGATGCCCGTGATCTCAATGCAGCTAACGACCGGCGCGCTTTCGTGAGTGATCATATCGCAGCAATGAACATCCCTGATGTGGTTGAAAAATACTCGGCTCGCGAACGCAATTTCCGAAGCGTGCTTTCAGACATCGGCATTGGGGCATCTCACGCCTAA
- a CDS encoding glycosyltransferase has protein sequence MYDRSRDLIVVAMPLYGHAALALEALETLLASETVFRTQIVVSVDGDPRREVFDSLALYAAAHPNIHVIFGENTGPGGARNRAIDYILEEMPDVKAVYFVDADNRVQPQTIDTLYRKLLASNVGWVYTNIDTFSVNWRAHYGDSYSRLIHCITDNICDTGSMISAEVFRSGVRFDDDRQNGFEDWEFWLSAIEAGFVGTPCHDTGFEYRLRAESRFKEANRDRSGSINFLRKRHKALFRRPTLVGFEHEECPRYGVIRAGEGTVSLFTDLSLGTTDLKFDDAIRAFWGSVSEPDNFHFPPFLASSNTETLKLLARSRLLPNILSRLERLSEQANIVFVELTNVEDERRIDTEIMPSGTRQPHADLIFVSTKLIKDIIENDALDWFASLGTQQLWPTSARMKVRFPFPRVRQRRALSRPEQSMLNLVTSIATSPLKQSAAMRWTWRPRRLPALSEMYQVLRDEMGGGPVLPLAHSTARKKTAAVLVSNASFGGAEKVAYAAGRELKNQGFETHLFVLGNERMDVLDEFDQSFDYLHFWKDGIPAWGDTNRFLGQDFITEDHPLDWGILRGQLSGFDLVVNNHVMAAHPLMGKLRSEGTRTACYLHVVDETVFRRQAGQPYAAIAFEHAYDAFLTCSDQLKIYLHSFGVPFEKVFSVPNGASFSIDSKLRAQVTAARKQIRKGEPFRMLYMGRLDRQKGIDRLHDAIVKLKEQGILFEAQAIGGEILSDDPSASWMTRLKDAGVKVSPPVFDGRDIANHLAWADVLLMPSRWEGAPLMIAEAQQLGCVPVATAVGAVDELINHGRDGILIRNGNDAQIVADMTRILTILAQDREALMRTAEGALASAAHRTWSAAFSEFTDWANEISPVYPKSRSSQPDVADDASTIAVFPGRAVA, from the coding sequence ATGTACGATAGATCGAGAGATTTGATCGTCGTTGCCATGCCGCTTTATGGCCATGCGGCGCTTGCGCTTGAAGCGCTTGAAACCCTTCTTGCCTCGGAAACGGTTTTCCGTACCCAGATCGTCGTCTCCGTCGATGGTGATCCGCGTCGCGAAGTTTTCGACAGTCTGGCGCTTTATGCGGCAGCACACCCCAATATTCACGTCATCTTCGGAGAGAATACTGGTCCCGGTGGTGCGCGTAACCGTGCGATTGATTATATTCTCGAAGAGATGCCGGATGTGAAAGCCGTCTATTTCGTGGATGCCGATAATCGGGTGCAACCGCAAACCATCGACACGCTTTATCGCAAGTTGCTCGCAAGCAATGTCGGTTGGGTTTACACCAATATCGACACGTTTTCAGTCAACTGGCGCGCGCATTATGGCGATAGTTATTCGCGGCTTATTCACTGCATTACTGACAATATATGCGATACCGGCTCAATGATTTCAGCGGAAGTGTTCCGCAGCGGCGTGCGCTTTGACGACGACCGGCAGAATGGTTTTGAAGACTGGGAATTCTGGCTTTCGGCCATTGAAGCCGGTTTCGTCGGAACGCCGTGCCATGACACCGGGTTCGAATATCGCCTGCGGGCTGAGAGCCGCTTCAAGGAAGCCAATCGCGACCGCTCCGGCTCCATCAACTTTCTCCGCAAACGACATAAGGCGCTGTTTCGTCGCCCGACGCTTGTGGGTTTCGAGCATGAGGAATGTCCGCGCTATGGCGTGATCCGTGCAGGCGAGGGAACAGTCAGTCTTTTTACTGATCTTAGCCTTGGCACGACTGATCTTAAATTTGATGATGCCATCCGCGCATTTTGGGGTAGCGTTTCCGAGCCGGATAATTTTCACTTCCCGCCCTTTCTTGCTTCATCCAATACCGAAACTTTGAAGCTTCTGGCGCGTTCGCGGCTGTTGCCAAACATTCTGTCTCGGCTTGAGAGGCTTTCTGAACAGGCGAATATCGTCTTTGTCGAACTGACCAATGTTGAAGACGAGCGGCGTATCGATACTGAAATCATGCCTTCCGGCACGCGCCAGCCCCATGCGGATCTGATTTTCGTCTCGACGAAACTGATCAAAGACATCATCGAAAACGATGCGCTGGATTGGTTTGCATCATTGGGTACGCAGCAATTATGGCCCACCTCGGCGCGCATGAAAGTCCGCTTCCCTTTTCCGCGCGTCCGTCAGCGCAGGGCGCTTTCCCGCCCCGAACAGTCGATGCTCAATCTGGTGACATCGATTGCGACAAGCCCGCTCAAACAAAGTGCCGCCATGCGCTGGACATGGCGTCCGCGTCGTCTGCCAGCACTTTCAGAAATGTATCAGGTGTTGCGCGATGAAATGGGCGGTGGACCAGTTCTGCCGCTTGCGCATAGCACCGCAAGAAAGAAGACGGCTGCAGTTCTGGTGTCCAATGCCTCCTTTGGGGGAGCAGAGAAGGTGGCTTATGCGGCTGGTCGTGAGTTGAAGAACCAGGGATTTGAAACGCATCTGTTCGTGCTTGGCAATGAGCGCATGGATGTGCTCGACGAGTTCGATCAATCCTTCGACTATTTGCACTTCTGGAAAGACGGTATTCCGGCGTGGGGCGACACAAACCGCTTCCTTGGGCAGGATTTCATAACCGAAGATCATCCGCTTGATTGGGGCATCCTGCGCGGGCAACTCTCCGGTTTCGATCTCGTGGTCAACAATCACGTCATGGCAGCGCATCCATTAATGGGCAAGCTGCGTTCGGAAGGCACACGCACGGCCTGTTATCTGCATGTGGTGGACGAAACCGTCTTCCGTAGGCAAGCGGGCCAGCCCTATGCGGCGATTGCTTTTGAACACGCTTATGACGCCTTTCTCACCTGTTCAGATCAGTTGAAAATCTACCTGCACAGCTTTGGCGTGCCGTTTGAGAAAGTATTCTCGGTGCCTAATGGTGCAAGCTTCTCCATTGATTCAAAGCTGCGTGCGCAGGTAACGGCCGCGCGTAAACAGATACGCAAGGGTGAGCCGTTTCGGATGCTTTATATGGGCCGTCTTGATCGCCAAAAGGGGATCGACCGGTTACATGATGCAATCGTCAAGCTCAAAGAGCAGGGCATTTTGTTTGAAGCGCAAGCCATCGGTGGAGAAATCCTTTCCGACGATCCAAGTGCATCTTGGATGACGCGTCTCAAAGATGCGGGCGTGAAGGTCTCGCCACCGGTCTTCGACGGAAGAGATATCGCAAACCATCTCGCCTGGGCAGATGTGCTTTTGATGCCGTCGCGCTGGGAAGGCGCACCGCTGATGATTGCTGAAGCCCAGCAGCTCGGCTGTGTGCCGGTTGCAACTGCGGTGGGTGCTGTCGATGAGCTGATCAATCATGGTCGCGACGGCATCTTAATCCGCAATGGCAATGATGCGCAGATCGTGGCCGATATGACGCGCATTCTCACCATTCTTGCGCAGGATCGCGAAGCCCTGATGCGTACGGCTGAAGGCGCATTGGCGTCAGCCGCTCACCGCACCTGGAGCGCTGCTTTCTCCGAATTTACCGATTGGGCCAATGAAATAAGCCCGGTCTATCCGAAATCCCGGTCCTCCCAGCCGGACGTTGCAGACGATGCCAGCACGATTGCCGTTTTCCCCGGCCGTGCAGTTGCCTGA